One region of Marivirga arenosa genomic DNA includes:
- the dtd gene encoding D-aminoacyl-tRNA deacylase: MIAVLQRVSEASVKIENEIKGNINYGLMILLGIEEADNQEDIEWLTRKIINMRIFNDDNGVMNKSLLDVNGEILLISQFTLHASTKKGNRPSYIKAAKPDIAIPLYEKMLNELDQQITTEIQSGEFGADMKVSLVNDGPVTIILDSKNKL; encoded by the coding sequence TGATTGCAGTCTTACAAAGAGTATCGGAAGCTTCTGTAAAAATTGAAAATGAAATCAAGGGAAATATTAACTATGGCCTAATGATTTTATTAGGAATTGAAGAAGCCGATAATCAAGAAGATATAGAGTGGCTTACTCGAAAAATTATTAATATGAGGATATTTAATGATGATAATGGGGTCATGAATAAAAGTTTATTAGATGTAAATGGTGAGATTTTATTAATTAGTCAATTCACCTTGCATGCTAGTACAAAAAAAGGAAATCGCCCTTCTTACATCAAAGCCGCAAAGCCTGATATTGCTATTCCCTTGTATGAAAAAATGCTGAATGAATTAGACCAACAAATTACTACTGAAATTCAAAGTGGTGAATTTGGAGCAGATATGAAGGTGAGCTTAGTTAATGATGGACCAGTAACAATTATTTTGGATAGTAAAAACAAACTTTAG